One part of the Mycobacterium marinum genome encodes these proteins:
- a CDS encoding phytoene desaturase family protein: MDVTVVGSGPNGLTAAVICARAGLRVQVIEAQQTFGGGARTAADFEFPGVLHDVCSAVHPLALASPFFVEFDLAARGVRLAVPHISYANPLPDRPAAIAYRDLRQTCAELEHGPSWERLLGPLVENCDAAVDLLLGDKRSVPTALRPAMHLGLRVLAQGTPAWRGLAGEDARALFTGVAAHAISPLPSLVSAGAGLMLATLAHRVGWPIPIGGSQVITDALIADLRAHGSELTAGIEVTEPPQGVAVFDTAPTALLQVYRDTIPNRYATALRRYRFGSGVAKVDFVLNGDIPWSDYRIATAPTFHLGGTREQMAHAEAEIAAGRHADWPMVLASSPHTSDPGRVDDGGHRPFWTYAHVPAGSSVDATEAVCRVVERFAPGFRDVVVAARSVPAAAMAAHNANYVGGDIAVGANSVWRAMAGPTPRLNPWRTPIPKVYLCSAATPPGAGVHGMAGYYCARTLLRREFGIAEMPKLSL, from the coding sequence GTGGACGTCACCGTCGTCGGCAGCGGGCCCAACGGGTTGACCGCAGCGGTGATCTGTGCTCGTGCAGGTCTAAGAGTGCAGGTCATAGAGGCCCAACAGACCTTCGGTGGCGGCGCCCGCACGGCAGCTGACTTCGAATTTCCCGGAGTCCTGCACGACGTGTGCTCAGCGGTGCACCCACTGGCGCTGGCGTCGCCGTTTTTTGTCGAGTTCGATCTGGCCGCCCGGGGCGTGCGGCTGGCCGTGCCGCACATCTCCTATGCCAACCCGCTGCCGGACCGCCCAGCGGCGATCGCCTACCGCGATCTGCGGCAAACCTGCGCCGAACTCGAGCATGGCCCATCCTGGGAGCGCTTGCTGGGCCCGCTCGTAGAGAACTGCGACGCCGCGGTCGATTTGCTACTCGGCGACAAGCGGTCGGTACCCACCGCGCTGCGCCCCGCCATGCATCTGGGTCTACGCGTGCTGGCGCAGGGCACCCCAGCATGGCGCGGACTCGCTGGCGAAGATGCCCGCGCATTGTTCACCGGCGTTGCTGCCCACGCTATTTCGCCGCTGCCTTCGCTGGTGTCGGCCGGCGCGGGGCTGATGCTGGCCACCCTGGCCCATAGGGTCGGCTGGCCCATCCCGATCGGCGGCAGCCAGGTGATTACCGACGCGCTGATCGCCGATCTGCGCGCGCACGGCAGCGAGCTGACCGCCGGGATCGAGGTGACCGAACCGCCCCAGGGCGTCGCCGTCTTCGACACCGCACCCACGGCATTGCTGCAGGTGTATCGGGACACGATCCCCAACCGGTACGCGACCGCATTGCGCCGGTACCGATTTGGATCCGGGGTAGCCAAGGTCGACTTCGTGCTCAACGGCGACATCCCGTGGTCGGATTACCGGATCGCGACGGCCCCGACATTTCACCTCGGCGGTACCCGCGAGCAGATGGCGCACGCCGAAGCAGAAATCGCCGCCGGGCGCCACGCCGATTGGCCGATGGTGCTGGCGTCCTCGCCCCACACGTCCGATCCCGGCCGCGTCGACGACGGCGGCCACCGACCATTTTGGACCTACGCCCATGTGCCGGCGGGGTCTTCCGTCGATGCCACCGAGGCGGTGTGTCGTGTCGTCGAACGGTTCGCGCCCGGCTTCCGTGACGTCGTGGTGGCGGCTCGCAGCGTGCCCGCGGCCGCGATGGCCGCGCACAACGCCAACTACGTGGGCGGCGACATCGCGGTGGGGGCAAACTCCGTCTGGCGAGCGATGGCTGGCCCCACCCCACGGCTAAATCCTTGGCGCACGCCGATTCCGAAGGTGTACCTGTGTTCGGCCGCAACCCCACCCGGCGCCGGGGTCCATGGCATGGCCGGCTACTACTGTGCGCGCACGCTCTTGCGTCGCGAGTTTGGGATTGCCGAAATGCCTAAGCTATCGCTATGA
- the serA gene encoding phosphoglycerate dehydrogenase, which translates to MNLPVVLIADKLAQSTVAALGDQVEVRWVDGPDREKLLAAVPEADALLVRSATTVDAEVLAAATKLKIVARAGVGLDNVDVDAATTRGVLVVNAPTSNIHSAAEHAMALLLAAARQIPAADASLREHTWKRSSFSGAEIFGKTVGVVGLGRIGQLVAQRVEAFGAHVVAYDPYVSPARAAQLGIELLPLDDLLARADFISVHLPKTPETAGLLGKEALAKTKPGVIIVNAARGGLIDESALAEAITSGHVRGAGLDVFATEPCTDSPLFELPQVVVTPHLGASTAEAQDRAGTDVAASVKLALAGEFVPDAVNIAGGAVNEEVAPWLDLACKLGVLAAALSDEPPVSLSVQARGELASEDVEVLKLSALRGLFSAVVEGPVTFVNAPALAAERGVSVEISKASESPNHRSVVDVRVVGADGSVVSVSGTLYGAQLTHKIVQINGRHFDLRAEGTNLIVNYVDQPGALGKIGTLLGAAGVNIHAAQLSEDVEGPGATVLLRLDQDVPEDVRSAIAAAVGANRLEVVDLS; encoded by the coding sequence GTGAACCTCCCTGTTGTGTTAATAGCCGACAAACTTGCTCAATCAACAGTCGCTGCCCTGGGAGACCAGGTCGAGGTGCGCTGGGTGGACGGTCCTGACCGGGAAAAGCTGCTGGCCGCGGTGCCCGAGGCCGACGCGTTGTTGGTGCGTTCGGCCACCACGGTCGACGCCGAGGTACTTGCCGCGGCGACCAAGCTCAAGATCGTCGCGCGCGCCGGCGTGGGGCTGGATAACGTCGACGTGGATGCGGCTACCACGCGCGGTGTGCTGGTGGTCAACGCTCCCACCTCCAACATTCACAGCGCCGCCGAGCACGCGATGGCGCTGCTGCTGGCCGCCGCTCGCCAGATCCCGGCCGCCGACGCCTCATTGCGCGAGCACACCTGGAAGCGGTCATCGTTTTCCGGTGCGGAGATCTTCGGCAAGACCGTCGGGGTGGTGGGTCTGGGCCGGATCGGGCAGTTGGTCGCACAGCGCGTCGAGGCGTTCGGTGCCCATGTGGTCGCCTACGACCCCTACGTGTCGCCCGCGCGCGCGGCTCAGCTGGGCATTGAGCTGCTGCCCCTGGACGACCTGCTGGCCCGTGCCGACTTCATCTCGGTGCACCTGCCCAAGACGCCCGAGACGGCCGGCCTGCTCGGCAAGGAGGCGCTGGCCAAGACCAAGCCCGGCGTCATCATCGTCAACGCCGCACGCGGTGGATTGATCGACGAGTCAGCGCTGGCGGAGGCCATCACCAGCGGCCACGTCCGTGGGGCCGGGCTCGACGTGTTCGCCACCGAACCGTGCACCGACAGCCCGCTGTTCGAGCTACCGCAGGTCGTGGTCACACCGCATTTGGGGGCCTCCACCGCCGAGGCCCAGGACCGGGCCGGAACCGACGTCGCCGCCAGCGTGAAGCTGGCGCTGGCCGGTGAGTTCGTTCCCGACGCGGTGAACATCGCCGGTGGTGCGGTCAACGAGGAGGTGGCCCCGTGGCTGGATCTGGCCTGCAAACTCGGGGTACTGGCCGCCGCGCTGTCCGATGAACCACCGGTGTCGCTGTCGGTTCAGGCCCGTGGCGAGCTGGCGTCTGAAGACGTCGAGGTGCTCAAGCTGTCGGCACTGCGCGGTCTGTTCTCGGCGGTCGTCGAAGGCCCGGTGACCTTCGTCAATGCGCCGGCGCTGGCCGCCGAACGCGGTGTTTCCGTCGAGATCAGCAAGGCCTCCGAGAGCCCCAACCACCGCAGCGTCGTCGACGTGCGTGTCGTCGGGGCGGACGGCTCGGTGGTGAGCGTCTCGGGCACGTTGTACGGCGCGCAGTTGACCCACAAGATCGTTCAGATCAACGGCCGGCACTTCGACCTGCGGGCCGAGGGGACCAACCTGATCGTCAACTACGTCGACCAGCCGGGGGCTTTGGGCAAGATCGGCACGCTGCTGGGTGCGGCCGGGGTGAACATCCATGCCGCGCAGCTCTCCGAGGACGTGGAGGGCCCGGGCGCCACCGTTCTGCTGCGCCTGGACCAGGATGTGCCTGAGGACGTGCGTTCGGCCATCGCCGCCGCGGTGGGCGCCAACAGGCTTGAAGTGGTCGATCTCTCGTGA
- a CDS encoding 3-isopropylmalate dehydrogenase, translating into MKLAIVAGDGIGPEVVAQAVKVLDVVQPGVEKTNYDLGARRFHATGEILPDSVIAELREHDAILLGAIGDPSVPSGVLERGLLLRLRFELDHHINLRPGRLYPGVKSPLALEPGNPEIDFVVVREGTEGPYTGNGGAIRVGTANEVATEVSVNTAFGVRRVVRDAFERAMRRRKHLTLVHKNNVLTFAGSLWWRTVQEIGEEYPDIELAYQHVDAATIHMVTDPGRFDVIVTDNLFGDIITDLAAAVCGGIGLAASGNIDATRTNPSMFEPVHGSAPDIAGQGIADPTAAIMSVSLLLAHLGLDDAASRVDRAVEGYLATRGNERLATAAVGERIAAAL; encoded by the coding sequence ATGAAATTAGCGATCGTTGCCGGTGACGGGATCGGTCCCGAGGTGGTGGCCCAAGCGGTCAAGGTCCTCGACGTGGTCCAGCCGGGTGTCGAGAAGACGAACTATGACCTGGGTGCACGGCGTTTTCATGCCACCGGCGAGATATTGCCGGATTCGGTGATCGCGGAGTTACGCGAGCACGATGCCATCTTGTTGGGCGCGATCGGTGACCCGTCGGTGCCCAGCGGCGTGCTCGAGCGGGGTCTGCTACTACGGCTTCGATTCGAGCTGGACCACCACATCAATCTTCGTCCGGGTCGGCTGTATCCGGGAGTGAAGAGCCCGTTGGCGTTGGAGCCGGGCAATCCCGAGATCGACTTCGTGGTGGTGCGTGAGGGAACGGAAGGCCCTTACACCGGAAACGGCGGCGCGATTCGGGTCGGCACGGCCAATGAGGTTGCCACCGAGGTCAGCGTGAACACCGCCTTCGGGGTGCGCAGAGTGGTGCGGGACGCCTTCGAACGAGCCATGCGGCGGCGCAAGCACCTGACCCTGGTGCACAAGAACAACGTGCTGACCTTTGCGGGCTCGCTGTGGTGGCGGACCGTGCAGGAGATCGGCGAAGAGTATCCCGATATCGAGTTGGCCTACCAGCACGTCGATGCGGCGACCATCCACATGGTTACCGATCCCGGCCGCTTTGACGTGATCGTCACCGACAACTTGTTCGGCGACATCATCACCGACCTGGCGGCGGCCGTGTGCGGTGGAATCGGCCTGGCCGCCAGCGGAAACATCGATGCGACCCGGACCAACCCGTCGATGTTCGAGCCGGTGCACGGAAGTGCGCCCGATATCGCCGGTCAGGGCATCGCCGATCCGACCGCGGCCATCATGTCGGTGTCGCTGCTGCTTGCCCACCTGGGCCTGGACGACGCGGCTAGCCGGGTGGATCGGGCGGTCGAGGGTTACTTGGCAACTCGCGGGAACGAACGGCTTGCCACCGCCGCAGTCGGCGAGCGGATTGCGGCCGCTCTCTAG
- a CDS encoding MFS transporter encodes MSLSARWWIVIVSLIVTASSFLFINGVAFLIPRLENARDTPLAEAGLLASMPSWGMVVTLVAWGYVLDHVGEQIVMTVGSALTAIAAYAAASVDSLLLMGIYLFLGGMAAASCNSAGGRLVSGWFPPHQRGLAMGIRQTAQPLGIALGALVIPELAEHSIHNALMFPAAFCTIAAVASLVGVVDPPRKSRKVASKEELASPYRGSVVLWRIHASSALLMMPQTVTVTFMLVWLMNHHGWPVATAGILVTVSQLLGALGRIAVGRWSDRVGSRMRPVRVIAIASAAALFLLALVDDEGSRYDVLLMITITVIAVLDNGLQATAITEYAGPYWSGRALGVQNTTQRLMAAAGPPIFGALITTAAYPLAWGLCGLFPLAAIPLVPTRLRPPGLEPRERPQSARRLRRWQAVRSRELPSNPRPPDPPG; translated from the coding sequence CTGAGTCTTTCCGCGCGGTGGTGGATTGTGATCGTCTCGCTGATCGTCACAGCAAGCTCATTTCTATTCATCAACGGTGTCGCCTTCCTGATCCCCCGGTTGGAAAACGCGCGCGACACCCCGCTGGCCGAGGCGGGTCTGCTGGCCTCGATGCCCAGCTGGGGCATGGTGGTAACGCTGGTCGCCTGGGGCTATGTGTTGGACCACGTCGGCGAGCAGATCGTGATGACCGTGGGCTCGGCGCTCACCGCGATCGCCGCCTATGCCGCGGCATCGGTGGATTCGCTGTTGTTGATGGGCATCTATCTGTTCCTCGGCGGCATGGCGGCCGCCAGCTGTAACAGCGCCGGCGGCCGGTTGGTGTCGGGCTGGTTTCCGCCCCATCAACGTGGGTTGGCGATGGGTATCCGTCAGACGGCGCAACCACTGGGAATCGCCCTAGGTGCGCTGGTGATCCCCGAGCTGGCCGAACACAGCATTCACAACGCGTTGATGTTTCCCGCTGCCTTTTGCACGATCGCCGCGGTAGCCAGCCTGGTCGGCGTGGTCGACCCGCCCCGCAAGTCCCGCAAGGTGGCCAGCAAGGAAGAACTTGCCAGCCCGTATCGGGGTTCGGTGGTGTTGTGGCGAATTCATGCGTCCTCGGCGCTGCTGATGATGCCCCAGACCGTGACCGTCACGTTCATGCTGGTTTGGCTGATGAATCATCACGGCTGGCCGGTTGCCACTGCCGGAATCCTGGTGACCGTCTCGCAGCTGCTGGGCGCGCTGGGCCGCATCGCGGTAGGCCGCTGGTCCGACCGCGTGGGTTCGCGGATGCGACCGGTGCGCGTCATCGCGATCGCGTCGGCCGCCGCCCTGTTCCTGCTCGCGCTCGTCGACGACGAGGGCTCCCGGTATGACGTCCTACTGATGATCACGATCACGGTGATCGCAGTGCTCGACAATGGGCTGCAGGCAACCGCGATCACGGAATACGCCGGGCCGTACTGGAGCGGACGCGCATTGGGCGTTCAAAACACCACTCAGCGCCTGATGGCGGCCGCCGGGCCTCCCATCTTCGGTGCGCTGATCACCACGGCTGCCTACCCACTGGCCTGGGGACTGTGCGGGTTGTTCCCGCTGGCAGCGATACCGCTGGTTCCCACCCGGCTACGTCCGCCCGGGTTGGAGCCTAGAGAGCGGCCGCAATCCGCTCGCCGACTGCGGCGGTGGCAAGCCGTTCGTTCCCGCGAGTTGCCAAGTAACCCTCGACCGCCCGATCCACCCGGCTAG
- a CDS encoding fumarylacetoacetate hydrolase family protein has protein sequence MRLGRIASPDGVAFASIEGELDNPGAMTAREIAEHPFGTPNFTGRSWPLADVRLLAPILASKVVCVGKNYTDHIAEMGGQTGPTPADPVIFLKPNTAIVGPNVPIRLPANASPVHFEGELAIVIGRPCKDVSAAQAVDNILGYTIGNDVSARDQQKSDGQWTRAKGHDTFCPVGPWIVTDVDPADLELRTEVNGAVKQHARTSLMIHDVGAIVEWISAVMTLLPGDLILTGTPAGVGPIEDGDTVSITIEGIGTLTNPVVRKGKS, from the coding sequence ATGCGCCTTGGACGTATTGCCAGCCCTGACGGGGTCGCCTTCGCCAGCATCGAAGGCGAGTTAGACAATCCGGGTGCGATGACCGCCCGGGAGATCGCGGAGCACCCTTTCGGGACGCCGAACTTCACCGGCCGCTCGTGGCCGTTGGCCGATGTGCGGCTGCTGGCCCCGATACTTGCCAGCAAGGTGGTCTGTGTCGGCAAGAATTACACCGATCACATCGCGGAGATGGGCGGCCAAACCGGTCCGACGCCGGCGGATCCGGTGATATTCCTCAAGCCCAACACGGCGATCGTCGGTCCGAACGTGCCGATTCGGTTGCCCGCCAACGCATCACCAGTCCACTTCGAAGGCGAACTGGCGATTGTGATCGGCCGGCCGTGTAAGGACGTGTCGGCCGCGCAGGCGGTCGACAACATCCTCGGCTACACCATCGGCAATGACGTGTCCGCCCGCGATCAGCAGAAATCCGACGGGCAATGGACCCGGGCCAAAGGCCATGACACATTCTGTCCGGTCGGGCCATGGATCGTTACCGATGTCGACCCTGCCGACCTCGAACTGCGCACCGAAGTCAATGGTGCGGTCAAGCAGCACGCGCGTACCTCGCTGATGATCCACGATGTGGGTGCCATCGTGGAGTGGATCTCGGCGGTAATGACATTGCTGCCCGGTGATCTCATCCTCACCGGAACACCCGCGGGGGTCGGTCCCATCGAAGACGGTGACACCGTCTCCATCACCATCGAGGGGATCGGCACCCTGACCAACCCCGTAGTCCGTAAAGGAAAGTCGTGA
- the gltX gene encoding glutamate--tRNA ligase, protein MTSSSVRVRFCPSPTGIPHVGMVRTALFNWAYARHTGGTFVFRIEDTDAARDSEESYLALLDALRWLGLDWDEGPEVDGPYGPYRQSQRTEIYHDVVAKLLTAGEAYYAFSTPEEVEARHIAAGRNPKLGYDNFDRQLTDSQRAAYLAEGRKPVVRLRMPDADLAWHDLVRGPTTFAAGSVPDFALTRATGDPLYTLVNPCDDALMKITHVLRGEDLLPSTPRQIALYQALMRIGIAERVPEFAHLPTVLGEGTKKLSKRDPQSNLFAHRDRGFIPEGLLNYLALLGWAIADDHDLFSLDEMVAAFDVADVNSNPARFDQKKADAINAEHIRMLDVADFTARLRAYLDTHGHQLALDDAAFAVAAELVQTRIVVLEDAWALLKFLNDDRYAIDPKAAAKELGPDAGPVLDAAIAALDGAADWTTADIEAALKTALIEGMALKPRKAFGPIRVAATGTTVSPPLFESMELLGRERSLGRLRSARDQVGSP, encoded by the coding sequence GTGACTTCATCCAGCGTCCGGGTCCGATTCTGCCCGTCGCCCACCGGTATCCCTCATGTTGGAATGGTTCGCACCGCGCTGTTCAACTGGGCCTATGCCCGGCACACCGGTGGCACCTTTGTTTTTCGCATCGAGGACACCGATGCCGCACGCGATAGTGAGGAAAGCTATCTCGCCCTGCTCGACGCGTTGCGCTGGCTGGGCTTGGACTGGGATGAGGGGCCCGAGGTGGACGGGCCCTACGGGCCCTATCGGCAGTCGCAGCGCACCGAGATCTATCACGACGTGGTGGCCAAGCTGTTGACGGCGGGTGAGGCCTATTACGCCTTCTCGACGCCCGAGGAGGTCGAAGCCCGCCACATCGCCGCCGGCCGCAACCCCAAGTTGGGTTACGACAACTTCGACCGTCAGCTGACCGATTCCCAGCGCGCGGCCTACCTGGCCGAAGGCCGTAAGCCAGTGGTGCGGCTGCGGATGCCCGATGCCGATCTGGCTTGGCATGACCTGGTGCGTGGGCCGACCACCTTCGCGGCGGGCTCGGTGCCCGACTTCGCGTTGACCCGGGCAACCGGAGATCCGTTGTACACCTTGGTCAACCCCTGCGACGACGCGCTAATGAAGATCACCCACGTGCTGCGCGGCGAGGACCTGCTGCCGTCCACGCCGCGCCAGATCGCCCTATACCAGGCGCTGATGCGCATCGGGATTGCCGAGCGCGTTCCGGAATTCGCGCACTTGCCAACGGTATTGGGGGAGGGGACCAAAAAGCTCTCCAAGCGGGACCCGCAGTCCAATCTGTTTGCCCACCGCGACCGGGGCTTCATTCCCGAAGGCTTGCTCAACTACCTTGCGCTGCTCGGCTGGGCCATCGCCGATGACCACGATCTGTTCAGCCTGGATGAGATGGTGGCCGCGTTCGATGTGGCCGACGTGAATTCCAACCCGGCGCGCTTCGATCAGAAGAAGGCTGACGCGATCAATGCCGAGCACATCCGGATGCTCGACGTCGCGGATTTCACCGCCAGATTGCGCGCGTACCTGGATACCCACGGCCATCAGCTCGCGCTGGACGACGCGGCGTTCGCCGTCGCCGCGGAGTTGGTGCAGACCCGCATCGTGGTACTCGAGGATGCGTGGGCATTGCTGAAGTTCCTCAATGACGACCGGTACGCGATCGACCCCAAAGCCGCGGCCAAGGAGCTGGGGCCCGACGCCGGCCCAGTGCTAGACGCCGCTATCGCGGCGCTTGACGGTGCGGCCGACTGGACCACTGCTGACATCGAGGCGGCCCTCAAGACCGCGTTGATCGAGGGTATGGCCCTCAAACCGCGCAAGGCGTTCGGCCCGATCCGGGTTGCCGCCACCGGCACCACGGTTAGCCCGCCGCTGTTTGAATCAATGGAACTGCTCGGCCGCGAACGCAGTTTGGGCAGGCTCCGATCGGCGCGCGATCAGGTCGGTTCGCCCTAG
- a CDS encoding PPOX class F420-dependent oxidoreductase yields MGTKQRADIVMSESEIANFVTTSRTGTLATIGPDGQPHLTAMWYAVVDGEIWLETKAKSQKAVNLKRDPRVSFLLEDGNTYDTLRGVSFEGVAEIIDDPEALHRVGVSVWERYTGPYTDDVKPMVDQMMNKRVGVRILSHRTRSWDHRKLGLPPMPVGGSTAPAVLGTGRTDR; encoded by the coding sequence ATGGGAACAAAGCAGCGCGCAGACATCGTCATGTCCGAGTCTGAAATCGCCAACTTCGTCACCACCAGTCGCACCGGCACACTGGCCACGATCGGGCCGGACGGCCAGCCCCACCTGACCGCGATGTGGTACGCCGTGGTCGACGGCGAGATCTGGCTGGAGACCAAGGCCAAGTCACAAAAGGCCGTCAATCTCAAACGGGATCCGCGGGTGAGCTTCCTGCTCGAAGACGGCAATACCTATGACACGTTGCGCGGGGTTTCCTTCGAGGGTGTCGCCGAGATAATCGACGATCCCGAGGCGCTGCACCGGGTGGGGGTCAGCGTGTGGGAACGCTACACCGGGCCCTACACCGACGACGTGAAGCCCATGGTCGACCAGATGATGAACAAACGCGTCGGCGTTCGGATCCTCAGCCACCGAACCCGATCCTGGGACCACCGCAAGCTCGGACTGCCGCCCATGCCGGTCGGAGGCAGCACCGCGCCGGCTGTGCTGGGTACCGGTCGGACCGACCGGTAA
- a CDS encoding NAD(P)H-dependent flavin oxidoreductase: MSLNTRLTEFLGVQHPILLAPMAMTSGGRLAAAVTAAGGLGLIGGGYGEAEWLQRQLEQAQGQRVGCGFITWSLARNPELLDLILAANPAAIMLSFGDPHNFAGPIHDAGIPLICQIHTREQALRVLEVGPDIIVAQGSESGGHGMSVRSTFTLVPDVVDLVAQRSAETLVVAAGGIADGRGLAAALALGADGALVGTRFWACPEALVSPRAHQRAVEASGDDTIRTRVYDIVRQRDWPAEYDLRLLSNSLIQAWHGNESELIRRLPDLLGAFENAVAAEDFEIATVLVGEAVGLITRVGPAADIVSEMVCDATRILNRSG; the protein is encoded by the coding sequence GTGTCGCTGAATACCCGTCTCACAGAATTCCTCGGAGTCCAACACCCGATCCTGCTGGCACCGATGGCAATGACGTCGGGGGGCCGGCTCGCTGCGGCGGTGACCGCCGCGGGTGGCCTGGGCCTGATCGGTGGAGGCTATGGCGAGGCCGAGTGGCTGCAGCGCCAGTTGGAGCAGGCGCAGGGGCAACGGGTCGGATGTGGGTTCATTACCTGGAGCCTCGCCCGCAATCCCGAGCTCCTCGACCTGATCCTGGCCGCGAACCCGGCGGCGATCATGTTGTCGTTCGGTGATCCACACAACTTCGCCGGCCCCATCCACGATGCCGGCATTCCGTTGATCTGCCAGATACATACCCGCGAGCAGGCGCTGCGTGTGCTGGAAGTCGGTCCGGACATCATCGTGGCCCAGGGCAGCGAGTCAGGTGGACACGGAATGAGTGTGCGCTCCACTTTCACGCTGGTTCCCGACGTGGTGGACCTGGTTGCCCAACGCTCGGCCGAAACGCTGGTCGTGGCGGCCGGGGGGATCGCCGATGGCCGCGGGCTGGCAGCAGCGCTGGCGCTGGGCGCAGACGGCGCCCTGGTGGGTACCAGATTCTGGGCTTGCCCAGAGGCGCTGGTATCGCCGCGAGCCCACCAGCGGGCGGTGGAGGCCAGCGGGGACGACACCATCCGTACCCGCGTCTACGACATTGTGCGGCAGCGGGATTGGCCGGCGGAATACGATCTGCGGTTGCTCAGCAACTCGTTGATCCAGGCATGGCATGGCAACGAATCCGAACTGATACGGCGACTGCCGGACCTGCTGGGCGCCTTCGAAAACGCAGTCGCGGCAGAGGACTTCGAGATCGCCACGGTGCTGGTTGGCGAGGCGGTAGGTCTGATCACGAGAGTTGGCCCCGCCGCTGACATCGTGTCCGAGATGGTCTGCGATGCCACCCGGATACTGAACCGGTCGGGTTAG